Proteins encoded within one genomic window of Lysinibacillus sphaericus:
- a CDS encoding MetQ/NlpA family ABC transporter substrate-binding protein has protein sequence MKKIQYIIGLLSLLFLLVACTKAEENDVVKVGIRSSEIKTWEYIKEQATKEHIHLELVTFSAQYDPNQALAEGEVDINAFQHVAYLNLFNKNNGTDLQAIGTTIMAPIGLYSNKYKRIEEIKDGAKIAVPNDPSNWGRALLLLQEYDLLTVTDNFDGNGGEDRIQDNPKNLTIVPVDGATTPRVMEDTDFAVINNGVAVEAGLLLKDAIIHENETAKPFINVIVAKPEDKDNATLKKIVEIYQRKETADFVSNISKGNYIPVNMPLDELATWKTFYSY, from the coding sequence ATGAAGAAAATACAGTATATTATCGGACTCTTGTCATTATTATTTTTACTTGTAGCATGTACAAAGGCTGAGGAAAACGATGTTGTGAAGGTTGGCATTCGCAGCTCGGAAATCAAAACGTGGGAATATATAAAAGAACAAGCAACAAAGGAACATATACATTTAGAATTAGTGACATTTTCGGCACAGTATGATCCCAATCAAGCATTAGCAGAAGGTGAAGTCGATATAAATGCTTTCCAACATGTCGCATATTTAAATTTATTTAATAAGAATAACGGCACAGATTTACAAGCGATTGGCACAACGATTATGGCGCCCATCGGCTTGTATTCGAACAAATACAAACGGATAGAAGAGATAAAGGATGGGGCTAAAATTGCAGTGCCAAATGATCCTTCCAATTGGGGGCGAGCATTGTTACTGCTGCAAGAATATGACCTGTTAACGGTTACCGATAATTTTGATGGCAATGGAGGCGAAGATCGTATACAAGACAATCCTAAAAATTTAACGATTGTGCCCGTAGATGGGGCGACGACGCCTCGTGTCATGGAGGATACTGATTTTGCGGTTATTAATAATGGAGTAGCTGTTGAAGCAGGCTTGCTTTTAAAGGATGCGATTATTCATGAAAATGAAACAGCAAAGCCTTTTATTAATGTCATAGTAGCAAAGCCTGAAGATAAGGACAACGCAACATTGAAAAAAATTGTGGAGATATATCAGCGTAAAGAAACAGCAGATTTTGTCTCTAACATTTCAAAGGGGAACTATATTCCTGTCAACATGCCATTGGATGAACTAGCAACATGGAAGACGTTTTATTCATATTAA
- a CDS encoding LLM class flavin-dependent oxidoreductase → MAENKHLKLALYLIGAGMHVAAWKHPLAQVDASIDIKALQKVAQLAEKGKFDMAFVADSLAINHESHPHILNRFDPLIQITALAAATSKIGLGATASTTYSEPYVLARQLMSIDHISNGRVAWNLVTTADATGQTALNFSRDQHWEHDHRYERAEEFIDVVQSLWDSWEDDAFIYDRENNIFYDQEKVHETAFKGKYLSVKGPLNIARSIQGQPVIVEAGASKPGQKLAARTAEVVFVHWDDIEKAKAHYRTLKAQLASFGRTEEELLVLQGISPIVGDTEEEAIRQYNELQSLIDPYESLKFVSGYMGNVDFSKYSLDTPAIEVEFPAVNSIQSHFDEHLEIIKKENLKVGELYARLFGPARRDAFVGTAVQIADEMERWLKEGAADGFMLQFPLLPRDLENFVEKVVPILQERGIYREDYTGTTLREHLGLKKPQNRFTKSKVID, encoded by the coding sequence ATGGCGGAGAACAAACATTTAAAGTTAGCTTTATATTTAATCGGGGCAGGCATGCATGTTGCGGCATGGAAGCATCCTTTAGCGCAGGTCGATGCAAGCATTGATATAAAAGCATTACAAAAAGTAGCACAACTTGCCGAAAAAGGAAAATTCGACATGGCCTTTGTGGCGGATAGTTTAGCCATTAATCACGAATCCCATCCACATATTTTAAATCGTTTTGACCCACTGATTCAAATTACAGCGCTAGCTGCAGCGACATCCAAAATAGGGCTTGGTGCAACAGCTTCGACTACTTACAGTGAACCGTATGTATTAGCAAGACAATTAATGTCCATTGATCATATCAGCAATGGACGTGTTGCATGGAATTTAGTGACAACGGCAGATGCAACCGGCCAAACAGCTTTAAACTTTAGTCGTGATCAGCATTGGGAGCATGACCATCGCTACGAACGAGCAGAAGAATTTATTGATGTCGTGCAATCATTATGGGATTCTTGGGAAGATGATGCCTTTATCTATGATCGTGAAAATAATATTTTTTATGACCAAGAGAAAGTACATGAAACAGCATTTAAAGGTAAATATTTATCTGTGAAAGGTCCGCTAAACATTGCGCGTTCGATACAAGGGCAACCTGTTATTGTTGAGGCCGGAGCATCTAAGCCAGGGCAAAAATTGGCTGCACGAACAGCGGAAGTTGTTTTTGTCCATTGGGATGATATCGAAAAAGCCAAAGCACATTATCGCACTTTAAAGGCACAGCTAGCGTCGTTCGGTCGAACGGAGGAGGAGTTGCTTGTTTTACAAGGAATCTCGCCCATAGTAGGTGATACTGAGGAAGAAGCCATTCGTCAATACAATGAATTGCAATCATTGATAGACCCATATGAGAGCTTGAAGTTTGTTTCAGGTTATATGGGCAATGTTGATTTTTCAAAGTATTCGCTAGATACGCCAGCTATTGAAGTTGAGTTTCCTGCTGTCAACAGTATTCAAAGCCATTTTGACGAGCATTTAGAGATTATTAAAAAAGAAAATTTAAAGGTCGGTGAGTTGTATGCCCGCCTGTTTGGACCTGCTAGACGTGATGCCTTTGTTGGAACAGCGGTACAAATTGCTGACGAAATGGAACGATGGTTGAAGGAAGGGGCAGCTGATGGATTTATGCTGCAATTTCCGTTGTTACCACGTGATTTAGAAAACTTTGTAGAGAAGGTTGTACCAATATTACAAGAGCGTGGCATCTATCGTGAAGATTATACAGGGACAACATTGCGTGAACATTTAGGGCTAAAGAAACCTCAAAACCGATTTACGAAAAGTAAGGTGATCGATTAA
- a CDS encoding acyl-CoA dehydrogenase family protein yields MRDVFIRNEREQQLVQYARKLAGQIEETAAIYDESGAFPFDHFKLLEEAGYFRLTVPKKYGGEEISLYEMLLVQEQLAKGDGSTALAVGWHLLTFLNVREAKLWPQHIFAELSRKAVEEGSLLNIINSERGKGNISRGSLPGTTAKKVPGGYIITGEKAFASLAPILKQFTIIAYLEDENVTAEFLMTKNEQVEVVNTWDAMGMRATGSHDIIFHDTFVPDEALLYRHRPNEVNRFLADGRVYSLEIPAVYLGIAGAARDYVVEFAKNTYSYSLENTIAHASHVQQKIGEMEVLYQTARRTLYSIAAQAEQHPTGKQDLAQDVSIAKYVICQHAIDIVTKAMQVVGGRSLSKSNKLQRLFRDVQCSRFNPPADDVVIAQLAQGLLVEEKKQGALQL; encoded by the coding sequence ATGCGTGATGTTTTTATCCGGAATGAGCGAGAACAACAGCTCGTTCAATATGCTCGTAAACTTGCTGGGCAAATTGAAGAAACAGCTGCTATTTATGATGAAAGTGGTGCGTTTCCTTTTGACCATTTTAAATTGTTGGAGGAGGCAGGGTATTTTCGATTGACTGTACCGAAAAAATACGGCGGTGAGGAAATCTCTCTCTATGAAATGCTATTAGTGCAAGAGCAGCTTGCTAAAGGAGATGGGTCAACTGCTTTAGCGGTTGGCTGGCACTTATTAACGTTTTTAAATGTAAGAGAAGCGAAGTTGTGGCCGCAGCATATTTTTGCAGAACTAAGTCGTAAAGCTGTGGAGGAAGGTTCCCTGTTAAATATTATTAATAGTGAACGAGGAAAGGGCAATATTTCACGGGGTAGTTTGCCTGGCACGACTGCCAAAAAAGTTCCAGGTGGTTATATCATTACCGGCGAGAAAGCTTTTGCTTCACTAGCACCAATTTTAAAGCAATTCACGATTATTGCATATTTAGAAGATGAAAATGTAACTGCCGAGTTTCTTATGACAAAAAATGAGCAGGTTGAAGTGGTGAATACGTGGGATGCAATGGGCATGCGAGCAACAGGTAGTCATGATATCATTTTCCACGATACTTTTGTGCCAGATGAGGCATTATTATATCGTCACCGTCCGAATGAAGTGAATCGATTTTTAGCAGATGGACGTGTCTATTCTTTAGAAATTCCTGCGGTCTATTTAGGAATTGCAGGTGCGGCGAGGGATTATGTAGTCGAGTTTGCGAAAAATACGTATTCTTATAGCTTGGAAAATACAATTGCACACGCTAGCCATGTGCAACAAAAGATTGGAGAAATGGAGGTGTTGTATCAAACAGCACGTCGTACGCTTTACAGTATTGCTGCACAAGCAGAACAGCACCCGACAGGTAAACAGGATTTAGCGCAGGATGTTAGTATTGCAAAATATGTGATTTGTCAACATGCCATAGACATTGTGACGAAAGCAATGCAAGTTGTTGGAGGCCGAAGTTTGTCGAAGTCTAATAAATTGCAACGACTTTTTCGAGATGTTCAGTGTAGCCGCTTTAATCCACCAGCTGATGATGTTGTTATTGCTCAACTAGCGCAAGGTTTGTTAGTAGAAGAGAAAAAGCAAGGAGCGTTGCAATTATAA
- the mltG gene encoding endolytic transglycosylase MltG, with product MDNGSKKQEMFSKMEEKKSEVKIVRKIVAIIAITFLLLFGIIGLIGYNYVKSALKPVNPDATKTIAVEVPIGSSLSSISALLEKKGIIKDAKVFKYYAKFKNESQFQAGNYDLTQAMTLDELIESLKTGKVYREPIFTMTIPEGLTLDQIGKIVEKKTPYTQKEFMDLVTSEAFVQKMMANYPELITDAVLADNIRYDLEGYLFPATYSYFEEKPSLESIVEEMIAAMNNVVKNYSEVLVEKQMSVHQLLTFASLLEEEATAQTDRETIASVFYNRIEKGMPLQTDPTVLYALGSHKDRVLYEDLEVENAYNTYKNKGLPPGPIAGAGKTSIEATLNPSKTDYLYFLADKEGVNHFSKTYDEHLQKKEQYIK from the coding sequence GTGGATAACGGTTCTAAAAAACAAGAAATGTTTTCAAAAATGGAAGAAAAAAAATCTGAGGTAAAAATCGTGAGAAAAATCGTAGCTATTATAGCCATTACGTTTTTATTATTATTTGGCATTATCGGTTTAATTGGGTACAACTACGTTAAGAGTGCGCTTAAACCGGTGAATCCGGATGCGACGAAAACCATTGCTGTTGAAGTACCAATTGGCTCTAGTTTAAGTTCGATTTCGGCTTTGTTAGAGAAAAAGGGCATTATTAAAGATGCGAAAGTCTTTAAATATTACGCCAAGTTTAAAAATGAATCTCAATTCCAAGCAGGAAATTATGATTTAACCCAAGCGATGACATTGGACGAGCTGATTGAGAGTTTAAAAACAGGCAAGGTGTATCGTGAGCCAATCTTTACGATGACGATTCCAGAAGGTCTAACACTTGATCAGATAGGTAAAATCGTAGAAAAGAAAACACCTTATACTCAAAAAGAGTTTATGGATTTAGTAACAAGTGAAGCATTTGTTCAAAAAATGATGGCTAACTATCCAGAACTTATTACAGATGCGGTTTTAGCTGATAATATTCGCTATGACTTAGAAGGGTATTTATTCCCAGCAACATATTCTTATTTTGAAGAAAAACCTTCGTTAGAGTCAATTGTTGAAGAAATGATTGCAGCGATGAATAATGTAGTGAAAAATTATAGTGAAGTGTTAGTTGAAAAACAAATGTCAGTCCATCAACTTTTAACGTTTGCATCGTTATTAGAGGAAGAGGCAACAGCACAAACAGATCGTGAAACGATAGCGAGTGTATTCTATAATCGTATAGAGAAAGGCATGCCACTACAAACAGACCCAACTGTTTTATATGCCCTTGGTTCACATAAAGATCGCGTATTGTATGAAGATTTAGAAGTGGAAAACGCTTATAATACTTACAAAAATAAAGGATTACCGCCAGGGCCAATTGCTGGTGCTGGGAAAACTTCGATTGAAGCAACGTTAAATCCGAGCAAAACTGATTATCTTTATTTCTTAGCAGATAAAGAAGGAGTTAACCACTTCTCAAAAACATATGATGAGCATTTGCAAAAGAAAGAACAATATATTAAGTAA
- a CDS encoding O-methyltransferase, which translates to MELSDAYIQSFIQPRNDLLLEMEAYAEENHVPIMQLAGIDALNQLLRIQNPAKILEIGTAIGYSAIRMAEALPNVQIVTIERDEERVARAKAYIARSTVSNRITVIEGDALEVDDKAIHTTFDAVFIDAAKGQYQRFFEKYAPLVNSGGVLYIDNMYMHGLSDLDLKDVPRRKRTMIRNLKNFTDWIMHHPDYTSAFLPVGDGLLLCLKR; encoded by the coding sequence ATGGAATTATCGGATGCATATATACAATCATTTATTCAACCACGTAATGACTTGCTTTTAGAAATGGAAGCATATGCGGAAGAAAATCATGTACCGATTATGCAGTTAGCTGGAATAGACGCACTGAATCAGTTGCTACGTATTCAAAATCCGGCAAAAATTTTAGAAATTGGCACGGCAATTGGTTACTCAGCAATACGGATGGCAGAGGCTTTGCCAAATGTGCAGATTGTTACGATCGAACGTGATGAAGAACGTGTCGCTCGTGCAAAAGCTTATATTGCAAGATCGACCGTGTCCAATCGTATTACGGTTATTGAGGGAGATGCTTTAGAGGTAGACGATAAGGCAATTCACACAACTTTTGATGCGGTTTTTATAGATGCAGCAAAAGGACAATACCAACGATTTTTCGAAAAATATGCCCCTCTTGTCAACTCGGGAGGCGTCTTGTATATCGATAATATGTATATGCATGGCTTGTCCGATTTGGACTTAAAAGACGTACCACGTCGCAAGCGCACAATGATTCGGAATTTAAAAAACTTTACCGATTGGATTATGCACCATCCTGACTATACAAGTGCATTTTTACCAGTGGGGGATGGCTTATTATTATGTTTGAAGAGGTGA
- a CDS encoding peptidase U32 family protein — protein MKKPELLVTPQSVDHVKALLTAGADAFVIGEQQFGLRLAGEFSVSEVEEATKLIHAAGKKVYVAVNALFHNEKLDALGDYLKEMQRIGVDRLIYGDPAVIIVRREQGVTIPLHWNPETTATNWFTANYWGKRGATRAVLARELSLDEVIEIKENAEVEVEVQVHGMTCMFQSKRPLLGHYFLYQDKVMTIENRQENRNMFLHDDERNNKYPIYEDANGTHIFSPNDMCIIDELGELFEAGIDALKIEGVLQTPEYVVTVTEAYRRAIDTYFDESEDAYDDIKDDLLAKIEEIQPAIRPLDTGFIFKETVY, from the coding sequence ATGAAAAAACCTGAATTGCTTGTTACACCGCAATCAGTAGACCATGTAAAAGCACTGTTAACAGCTGGAGCTGATGCTTTTGTCATTGGGGAACAACAATTTGGTCTTCGTCTTGCAGGTGAATTTTCAGTGAGCGAAGTAGAAGAAGCAACGAAGCTAATACACGCAGCAGGCAAAAAGGTGTATGTTGCAGTGAATGCGCTTTTCCATAACGAAAAACTAGATGCATTAGGTGACTATTTAAAAGAAATGCAACGCATAGGTGTAGATCGTTTAATTTACGGCGACCCTGCGGTTATTATAGTGCGTCGCGAGCAAGGTGTAACCATTCCGTTGCACTGGAATCCGGAAACGACGGCTACCAACTGGTTTACTGCGAATTATTGGGGTAAACGTGGTGCAACACGTGCTGTGCTAGCACGTGAGCTTTCATTAGATGAAGTAATAGAAATTAAAGAAAACGCAGAAGTAGAAGTGGAAGTACAAGTACACGGCATGACTTGTATGTTCCAATCGAAGCGTCCATTACTGGGTCATTATTTCTTATATCAAGATAAAGTAATGACAATTGAAAATCGTCAAGAAAACCGTAATATGTTCCTTCATGATGATGAGCGTAACAACAAATATCCAATTTATGAGGATGCAAATGGTACACATATTTTCAGTCCAAATGATATGTGCATTATTGATGAGCTAGGCGAGTTATTTGAAGCAGGCATCGATGCGCTAAAAATTGAAGGTGTTTTACAAACGCCGGAATATGTAGTGACAGTTACAGAAGCATATCGTCGAGCAATTGACACTTATTTTGACGAATCAGAAGATGCATATGACGATATTAAAGATGATTTACTGGCTAAAATTGAAGAAATTCAACCTGCTATTCGACCACTCGATACGGGCTTTATCTTCAAGGAAACAGTTTACTAG
- a CDS encoding peptidase U32 family protein, whose product MALALEQNDKIREMINGKRVITKKPELLAPAGSLEKLKVAVHYGADAVFIGGREFGLRSNADNFSIEDMREGVEFANKYGAKIYVTTNIFAHNENMDGLEQYLKDIESAGVTGIIVADPLIIETCRSAAPKLEIHLSTQQSLSNWKAVQYWKEEGLHRVVLAREVGGEEMKLMKEKVDIEIEAFVHGAMCIAYSGRCVLSNHMTARDSNRGGCCQSCRWDYDLYELEDGEEKALFDDNHAPFAMSPKDLKLIEAIPHMIELGIDSLKVEGRMKSIHYVATVVSVYRKVIDAYCADPDNFKIKREWLEELDKCANRDTAEAFFHDAPGHEEQMFGVHGRKTTYEFAGLILEHDPETKIVTMQQRNYFKPGDEVEFFGPEIENFRITMGEIWDEDGNSLDAARHPLQIVKFKCETPLQPHNMMRKENN is encoded by the coding sequence ATGGCATTGGCATTAGAACAAAATGACAAAATCCGTGAAATGATAAACGGTAAACGCGTCATTACAAAAAAACCTGAACTACTTGCCCCTGCAGGTAGCTTAGAAAAACTAAAAGTAGCTGTCCATTATGGTGCGGACGCAGTATTTATCGGAGGTCGAGAATTCGGTCTTCGCTCAAACGCAGATAATTTTTCTATCGAAGATATGCGTGAAGGTGTAGAGTTTGCAAATAAGTATGGAGCAAAAATTTACGTGACAACGAATATTTTCGCTCATAATGAAAATATGGATGGTTTAGAGCAATATTTAAAGGATATTGAATCAGCAGGCGTTACTGGCATTATTGTAGCGGACCCACTTATTATCGAAACATGTCGTAGTGCTGCACCGAAGCTAGAAATCCATCTTTCTACACAACAATCTTTATCAAACTGGAAAGCAGTACAGTATTGGAAAGAAGAAGGCTTACACCGCGTTGTTTTAGCACGTGAAGTTGGCGGCGAAGAAATGAAGCTAATGAAAGAAAAAGTCGATATCGAAATTGAAGCATTCGTTCATGGCGCAATGTGTATTGCCTATTCAGGTCGTTGTGTGTTATCAAATCATATGACAGCACGTGACTCCAATCGTGGTGGCTGCTGCCAATCTTGTCGTTGGGATTATGATTTATATGAGCTGGAAGACGGCGAGGAAAAAGCGCTCTTCGATGACAATCATGCACCTTTTGCGATGAGTCCGAAAGATTTAAAGTTAATTGAAGCGATTCCACATATGATAGAGCTTGGCATTGACTCATTAAAAGTCGAAGGCCGTATGAAATCGATTCACTATGTGGCAACAGTAGTTTCTGTCTATCGTAAAGTCATTGATGCGTATTGTGCAGACCCTGACAATTTTAAAATTAAACGGGAATGGCTAGAAGAGTTAGATAAATGTGCAAATCGTGACACTGCTGAGGCGTTCTTCCATGATGCACCAGGTCATGAAGAGCAAATGTTTGGCGTTCATGGTCGTAAAACAACCTATGAATTTGCAGGGCTTATTTTAGAGCATGATCCTGAAACAAAAATTGTAACGATGCAACAACGTAACTATTTTAAACCAGGTGATGAAGTAGAATTTTTTGGGCCAGAAATCGAAAATTTCCGCATTACAATGGGGGAAATTTGGGATGAGGATGGCAATAGCTTAGATGCGGCACGTCATCCATTGCAAATTGTTAAGTTTAAATGTGAGACACCACTTCAACCGCACAACATGATGCGAAAGGAGAATAATTAA
- the udk gene encoding uridine kinase, with amino-acid sequence MAIKRPVVIGIAGGSCSGKTSVTRAIYDVFREHSVVVIEQDYYYKDQSHLTFEERLGTNYDHPLAFDNDLLIEHIKKLLKRQPIDKPVYDYVQHTRAKEVIHVEPVDVIILEGILVLEDADLRGLMDIKLFVDTDPDLRIIRRILRDIKERGRTTDSVIDQYLSAVRPMHNMFIEPTKRYADIIIPEGGENGVAIDLMVTKIKTILETDNVL; translated from the coding sequence ATGGCAATCAAGCGTCCAGTTGTCATCGGAATCGCTGGTGGCTCATGCTCAGGTAAAACGAGTGTGACCCGTGCTATTTATGATGTTTTCCGTGAGCATTCTGTCGTAGTAATTGAACAAGATTACTACTATAAAGATCAAAGTCATTTAACATTTGAAGAACGACTAGGAACGAATTATGACCATCCACTAGCGTTTGATAATGATTTATTGATTGAGCATATAAAAAAATTATTAAAGCGTCAGCCAATCGATAAGCCGGTTTATGACTATGTACAGCATACGCGTGCTAAGGAAGTTATCCATGTAGAGCCAGTAGATGTTATTATACTAGAAGGAATTTTAGTATTAGAGGATGCAGACTTACGTGGTTTAATGGACATCAAATTATTTGTTGATACGGATCCAGATTTACGTATTATTCGTCGTATTTTACGTGATATTAAAGAGCGTGGACGTACAACAGATTCTGTAATTGACCAGTACCTATCTGCAGTACGACCGATGCATAATATGTTTATTGAACCGACTAAACGTTATGCTGATATTATTATTCCTGAAGGTGGAGAGAATGGCGTAGCGATTGATTTGATGGTAACGAAAATTAAAACTATTCTTGAAACTGACAACGTATTGTAA
- the greA gene encoding transcription elongation factor GreA translates to MSNEKQYPMTAEGKRKLEEELVKLETETRKEIVERIKIARDFGDLSENAEYDSAKEEQAFLEGRISTLKSMIRNAVIITEDETDNSVVSLGKTVTFVEIINGKPSSDEESYTIVGSAEADPMEFRISNESPIAKGLLGKAEGEEVVVQTPGGEMKVKILSIK, encoded by the coding sequence TTGTCAAACGAAAAACAGTACCCAATGACTGCAGAGGGTAAAAGAAAATTAGAAGAAGAATTAGTGAAATTAGAAACAGAAACGCGTAAAGAAATTGTAGAGCGTATTAAAATTGCACGTGACTTCGGAGACCTTTCTGAAAATGCCGAGTATGACTCAGCAAAAGAAGAGCAAGCCTTTTTAGAAGGACGTATTTCTACATTAAAATCAATGATTCGTAACGCAGTAATTATTACTGAAGATGAAACGGACAACAGTGTAGTTTCGCTTGGGAAAACGGTTACATTCGTAGAAATTATTAACGGTAAACCATCTTCTGATGAAGAATCTTATACGATTGTTGGTTCTGCCGAGGCTGATCCAATGGAATTCCGAATCTCAAATGAATCACCAATTGCAAAAGGCTTACTTGGAAAAGCTGAAGGTGAAGAAGTAGTTGTACAAACACCTGGTGGTGAAATGAAAGTGAAAATTCTTTCAATTAAATAA
- a CDS encoding YrrS family protein: protein MGERQTRSSRHLQPSHNKKLDKMLNILIGIVIILIVIVATYVFKWQDDAQETVKEEPAQEQKNDDSEKEPSKEEDIASNDEQSQDEEQTKDTDESKEAEQQPEQNTAVETTSDNPIVDRVVTDKSWKPTPTTQTGEHVSSYDDQSVDWAEKIATVTAVTGITNDNMIVWRLQNNGGANKAIATVSTKDKSEKYRVSMEWVDNEGWLPVKLEQLNTLEGAY from the coding sequence ATGGGTGAACGACAAACACGAAGCAGTCGTCATTTGCAGCCATCTCACAATAAAAAGCTAGATAAAATGTTAAATATTTTAATTGGCATTGTCATTATATTAATTGTGATAGTGGCAACGTATGTGTTTAAGTGGCAAGATGACGCACAAGAAACTGTTAAAGAGGAACCAGCTCAAGAGCAAAAGAACGATGACAGTGAGAAGGAACCTTCAAAAGAGGAAGACATAGCGAGTAACGACGAACAGTCACAAGATGAAGAACAGACGAAAGATACAGACGAGTCGAAAGAGGCAGAACAGCAACCAGAACAAAATACGGCAGTGGAAACGACGTCAGACAATCCAATTGTTGACCGTGTGGTGACAGATAAAAGCTGGAAACCGACGCCAACAACGCAAACTGGAGAGCATGTGTCATCCTACGATGATCAATCTGTAGATTGGGCAGAAAAAATTGCGACAGTGACAGCCGTTACTGGCATTACAAATGACAATATGATTGTTTGGCGCTTGCAAAATAATGGTGGTGCCAATAAAGCCATTGCAACGGTTTCGACAAAAGATAAAAGTGAAAAGTATCGTGTCAGCATGGAATGGGTTGATAACGAAGGCTGGCTTCCTGTAAAACTAGAACAGTTGAATACATTAGAAGGTGCCTATTGA
- the mtnN gene encoding 5'-methylthioadenosine/S-adenosylhomocysteine nucleosidase — MKIAVIGAMEEEVELLRASLEGATSTTIAGSEYTTGTYEGKEVVLLKSGIGKVNAAMSTTILLHEFKPDVVINTGSAGGYDEALEVGAVVISDEVRHHDVDVTIFGYEIGQMAGMPAAFQSDEKLIKVAEEAVKAVGEHQYGIGLICSGDAFMNDPVRVEAVRQHFPQMKAVEMEAAAVAQVCYQFGTPFVVIRALSDIAGKESNISFDEFLPVAAKHSTQIVLKAITAL, encoded by the coding sequence ATGAAAATCGCAGTTATCGGTGCAATGGAAGAGGAAGTAGAGTTATTACGCGCATCTTTAGAAGGTGCTACTAGTACAACAATTGCTGGTAGTGAATACACAACAGGGACATATGAAGGAAAAGAAGTAGTGCTATTAAAAAGCGGTATTGGTAAAGTCAATGCGGCAATGTCAACAACAATTTTATTACATGAATTTAAACCAGATGTAGTCATTAATACAGGTTCTGCTGGGGGTTATGATGAGGCCCTTGAAGTTGGAGCCGTTGTTATTTCAGATGAAGTCCGTCATCATGATGTAGATGTTACAATTTTCGGTTATGAAATTGGTCAAATGGCAGGTATGCCTGCTGCTTTCCAATCAGATGAAAAATTAATAAAAGTTGCCGAAGAAGCTGTAAAAGCAGTTGGTGAACATCAATACGGTATTGGCTTAATTTGCTCTGGTGATGCCTTTATGAATGATCCGGTACGTGTGGAAGCAGTGCGTCAACATTTTCCTCAAATGAAAGCTGTTGAAATGGAAGCGGCAGCTGTTGCACAAGTATGCTATCAATTCGGTACACCTTTCGTAGTTATTCGTGCACTATCTGATATTGCTGGCAAAGAATCAAACATCAGCTTCGATGAGTTCTTACCAGTCGCTGCAAAACATTCAACACAAATAGTATTAAAAGCAATTACGGCTCTATAA
- the sigK gene encoding RNA polymerase sporulation sigma factor SigK, whose translation MSGIFTSMLQLWFEIPALFGYLKGQTFHKPFSKEEEAACIERFLGGDEQARLDLIERNMRLVAHVVKKFHPKHEQLDDYISIGTIGLMKAVESYTPDKKTRLATYAARCIENEILMHLRTQKKVQKDVSLFEPIGTDKDGNALQIRDLLQCDEESATEKIEHKEHVAQLYHYLHMLDERELEIVTLRYGLNQHDALTQKEIAARLNISRSYVSRIEKRALIKLYQFYKRDQKSIE comes from the coding sequence ATGAGCGGAATTTTTACTTCTATGTTGCAGTTATGGTTTGAAATCCCTGCGTTATTCGGTTATTTAAAAGGGCAAACATTCCATAAACCCTTTTCTAAAGAAGAGGAAGCTGCTTGTATTGAACGATTTTTAGGTGGTGATGAGCAAGCGCGTCTCGATTTAATTGAGCGCAATATGCGACTTGTTGCACATGTCGTAAAGAAATTCCACCCAAAACATGAACAACTCGATGATTATATTTCAATCGGAACAATCGGTCTAATGAAAGCTGTTGAAAGTTATACACCCGATAAAAAGACGCGCCTTGCAACGTACGCAGCACGCTGTATTGAAAATGAAATTTTAATGCATTTAAGGACCCAGAAAAAAGTACAAAAAGATGTATCCTTATTTGAACCAATTGGCACAGACAAAGATGGCAATGCATTACAAATTCGCGACCTGCTACAATGCGATGAAGAAAGTGCAACCGAAAAAATCGAACATAAAGAACATGTTGCCCAGTTGTACCATTATTTGCACATGCTCGATGAACGCGAGCTGGAAATTGTCACACTCCGTTATGGGCTAAATCAGCATGATGCACTGACACAAAAAGAAATTGCTGCCCGCTTAAATATTTCTCGTAGTTATGTATCTCGCATTGAAAAGCGAGCACTAATTAAACTCTATCAATTTTATAAAAGAGATCAAAAGTCTATTGAGTAA